In Diabrotica undecimpunctata isolate CICGRU chromosome 9, icDiaUnde3, whole genome shotgun sequence, the DNA window gtcattctcaactGTTCTAATTATTTCGACGAAATGTTCGAACTTCTCAATTCTACAGAATACACACGCGTCCCAAACGATCCCACCACttatctagaaaaaacgaccaaatccatcaCAAATAAATCCACTTTACCTCCAGACGTAAAAAAACTCTTATATCCAGAGAAACATTTTTCCGAATTCCAaggatatacggccttccaaaaatccataagcccaacgtccccctaagacccatcgccagtgcatacaactgccccactcagaaattggcaaaacatatcgctttatccttacaaccattagccgaaaacgcctcaTCCTTTGTCAGAaactctttttatttcattgatcttctgaaaaatatttctatttcaccctcagatatactagttagttttgacattgtttctttattgaTCAACATTCcaatcgatgaaaccatttccatcttggactatAAACATCAAATCCctcaagacacattatctcttataaaacactacatgtctaatacatacttttcattccaaagtcatttctatcgtcaaatcaaaggtgtcCCAATGGGATCCCGCTCTCCAATAATAGCTGATATCTACATAGAACATTTCGAAACAACAGCCCTGTTttcatcaaatctcaaacccacctgctggttacgatACGTTGATGAcatctttgtcatttggccccatggtaaagacacattaaatatcttcctctcccacctgaatggaatacatcccagtagttaattcacgatggaagttaagtctgaagcgtctttgccattccttgatatTCTTATTCAGAAACACCCACCTCACAATTTTGCCTATTCCGTTTACCGGAAACCCACCCATACAAACCGTTATCTCAATGCCccgtcacatcatcaccccgcctaACTCAATTCAGTTATTAACACTCTTGTTtatcgttccataagacttagagAGAACAATCACAGATCATCCGaaattcaataaggcaaacactcttacaaaacggctaccacaaaacccaaatcaatagaagcattcaaaaacatctaaaccccattccatccaaaaaagaaaccttgccgcctgaTCAACCCAAAATCGTTCTACCtcttattaaaggtgtcactgacaataGAACTCTTaactctcttaacatcaaaaccACTACTCTTCACTACTCACTAAGTTTTCCACTCTCtatagatccgtaaaagaccaaatccccaatgaagaccatggtgtatACGAAATACCTTGTTCTAGTTGCCCACGAACATACATAGGATAGACAAACTGATGAATCCACAACCATATTTACGAATATTCTACATCTATAAAACATTCCGATAGTACTTCAGACCTAGCCCAACATCATTCAGACAGGTCACAGAATttatttcgaaaaagcaaaaacaatCGCTCCTAATTTATTCGTGAAAccatcgaaattgaaaaacgcCCTAACAGCTTAAACACACGCGATGACGCTAAAAGACTGCTGGCAATATGACGATCGCTGCTTCAGCGACCCCCGCGGCCAACCGATCGCGTTTAGACCGTTTCCGCGCATACGGAGGGTATAAAAGTAGCTACATAGGGTAAGACCGCTTATCACTcaacactgaggagtaggcagattgagatctCAGTGctgtttgacggttcttgtatttctacagaacacgatgctggtacgtcacgagtgaggggagtaggcagattgagaccccgaactcgaacggaaccttatccctcttgataatggctccaaaatgggtgccgaaatgttttatttcaaattatacacgcggttcttcccgaaaacttagtaattttcatttacctgAAGGCGGAAATTTTTTTTCGATTATACAGGGTCAGTCGGAACAtggtggcagccgtagctcagtggctatgttactggcttaacaatcTGGAGAGCCCGGGTTCGAATcacggcaccgacaaaattttcaatttctaatttaactgagctgccaccgtgcttcggagggcacgtaaagccgtcggtcccggctacgaaagtagccATTAAGTCAtattaggggcgcttgcgcgacctgaaaaccctaacactactGGACCTTAGCCAGAAaattacacgaactttacttttagTCGGAACATGAaccaaagttgtgttttttaaaatGGAGCACCCTATATATTAaagtatttttgaatatatattttataaatatgaaGGGTTTGTATAAGGTTTTGAAGGACTTAAGTTTTCGAAATATTTACATCTTTATTGAGTATAATGCTAATATTTAAACGGATGTAAATTAagtttttaaagtaattaaaatgTAAATATGTCAAAATTTTTCTACTGTAGTCtcacttttaaataatttaatatttttgatatctATCCATACAATATAcagaaaatttttcaatatacattgttttttaattatctatttgttttttattttattagaattattatttgaattaaagtttattcatatataatttacaatttttttaaactttacaaTACATAAAtgaatactatttttagaaaaaattaaattgattgaaaaattaaaagaattgaaGTAATTggttttttttcataaaatttattataaataaattacttaCGAAGTTTATTGAagtatatattaatcataaatatttatgttttacattaaaaataacaagaaatattactaaaaaataaaaaactttttaagcaaattagatgttttatttaaaaatgtatttatgtaaataatacatattcgtaatgtacgcaaaaagtacatataaattaaaagaagaaacatCGAAATCCATAAAGAATAGACAATATAAACAAGAACTAGAAATACAGTTAACAGTTCCTTCCCCCTCCATCGCTCCTGCGAATTTCAAAACCGGTtacacattttgaagctttgtgtgGGATGCCAGGatagcagtgtcatctgcatacgttGCAACAGTAGTTGTACTAGATGTTGGAATGTCCGCTGTGTATAAAAGATATAGAATTGGGCTGAGAACGCTGCCTTGTAGGATGCCTGAGTGAATAGGATATATCTTAGTGTGCTCGGTACCGTGCTTCACCAGGAAGTGTCTATTTTCTATGTAGGATTTTAAGAGCTGGAAGTGAGGATAGGGTAGGaggttctttaattttatttgtagtcCTATGTGCcatactttgtcaaaagcctgagATATGTCAAGGAAAGCAGCAGAACAGTATCTTTTGGCGTTAAAATCCTTGTTTATTTGGTTGACTAGCCTATGCACTTGTTCTATGGTTCCGCGTTTGTCTCGGAAACCGAATTGATGTTCTGGAATTATTTTATGTTCTTCTATTATCGTTTTTAACCTTTTTAAGTACATTGTTTCAAAGACTTTGCTAATGATAGGCAAAAGGCTTATAGACCGGTATGAAGATGCTTTTTCCGGGTTTGAGGATCATTATGATTTGTGCCACTTTCCATGAACTAGGGAAGTAGTTTAGGCGCAGGATTGCATTAATTATAAAGGTTATTAGTTTTATGAACTTATTCGAGACTTCTTTTAGAATCTTGCCAGAGATTAAGTCAAATCCAGGGGCTTTTTTGATGTTGGCttcatttattgtttgttttacttggTTGACTGTAAATTTCGTGTGGGGCAGATCCATTTGAAACGGTGCTGTTAGGAATCTGGTTAGTTCTGTTTCTTGCTCTGTTCTGTAGATACTGTAGAAGGGTATGGCGCGAATATTTTTTGAAGGTGCTTGCCAAAAAGATCAGCTTTATCGTTGTCGTTCCTAGCCCAGGTGTTTGCCTCATCTTTGATTGGTGGGTTATGCTGTTGTGGCCGTTTGAGTTTTTTCGTGGCTTTCCAGAGTGAGTAATCTGTAGCTTCagtcggtgttaaattttctaaatattcttgaATTCCATGGTTTTCTTCTTCATGGATTAATTCCTTTAATTCCTTTGTTGCtttgttaaattttttcttattttctgccTTTCTTGACTGTTGCCAATTTTTACGTAATTGTCgtttttctgaaattttttgtttaattgtgaGAGACACATTATTTCTGTTTGAAGATGGTTCGTAGCAGGGAGTCACATACCATGCGGCAATTTGTATGCTTTTTGTTAGGTTATCTACAGCTGATTCTAGTTGGAGTTCATTTTTCAAGGACAGATTTAGTGAGATCAGGCTGTCTAGTTTTTCTCTAAATTGGGACCAGTTAGTTTTGGTGTTATGCAAAGTTGGTTGATGTActttgtttaagattttttcgaaGATTGTTATTATAGACGGTGAGTGGTCTGATAATAAATCGAAGCATGATTCGTGTACGATTCTTTGAAAGGCGATCTTTTCGACTATGGTACATTAAAACTTAAAAGTATGTTCTTTCAAATGACGCTAATTAGATCTCTTAactgttataaacaaagctgctgtgaattattaaaacaagggtctaacttcgtcccaaattgTCCTAGAACAACCTTTtccttttaaatttgtgaaaaagtaGAAGCTTTCCAAatgtgaaaaaattatttttctgcaGGCAATGGTTTAAAAGTTAtactaattgtaaaaaatcgacatgtttttacaaaatgattttgcagtattcaaaattgtttttcttcatttttttttaatgatattattagaataaatcttcttctttcatAAGCTATCCGTAGAATTACTGTAATTTCGTtactttttgcaaaaaaaaattaatttgggataaacaaataaaccatcttttaaacaatttgaccgatcgctttcaatttttttttacatataatccacatcagccacgcagggttattagtggagtaacatacacaagagttcattttatttacatcaAATAGATGTATATTAACGTAAATATTTTGATTCTTTGTTGATTAAAaatttatgggtcagtgcagtgtgtccaatttTGAGTCGGTTAGATATTACTtggtcccttctattggatggattattcgaGATGTTCTCCACAAGGGGATAAATCTTATATAGTCTGGTTCCcgaatctttccagtagtcttgccatatgttcatacagtgggctttaattaggtttttgagatcggagtatgggtaatttttttatttggttgtgtattgtgagtttattcgacttgtgtttgctaggttgtccatttccagctattcctacatgcgacggtacccagataaatgctacttcttttcaagttgattgaattatatttatctcattttttataacctgaaatattggatttgtagggtatatttgtttatatacatttattctcactacgcgttttgaagaaaattaagctttccaaaatggctgtggtctcgcctgtaGCAGTTTGTAGctatggatatagtgtgagtagtgtatttacagtagtatgcagcagcatgtccgtcatgagctttagaggcatcactgaaaatttggagataattaggataatgagatatcacttcggagtacaagtgtttaatgaGAATCATCCCTTGATTATCCCTCAACTAGTGATGAttcgtcagtttcgtcagctgaagaagggttaggatttatttttttctctagtCTGGTGATATTATTTCTCAACCTAGAATTTTGTgtgtaacaataaataaaattaaggatctgcgttaatttcaggagatgatatgttatgtctttttatctgtttagaattgactgcattatataaggttattggtgtttctggtgtcgtagtattttcagtgttatttacagctggtgctgttgttttggaagaagaagacgaagtgtttggattatctttaaaCGTGTTTTGGATGATGTCGAtttccgtagtattttcagtgttatttacagctggtgatgttgttttggaagaagaagacgaagtgtttggattatccttagatatgttttggatgaggtaggtttccgtagattgatatattttatcattaggttcattaggtTTAGATAACGACGATGTAGTTTGAGTTGAATCTGAGAGGGGAGTTGAAGGGGTATCATTAGATTCAGGAGGTTTAGATAATGATGATGTGGTTTGGGTTGAATCTaagagggtagttgaattagtttggtttgaaatgtgagcgcattctgattcttgatgaccaatggttttacatttggagcaactgaattcgtctatgaagagaaatacccggtaggaagtattatcatgagttatggtaaaagagtcaggaatagacatattttccaggggtgtaatgaatgattgccttctaTAGCCcagaacatgactgtactcactttcagacatacctactcgaagaaaagtcattttggatacagtgtgaataccaagtttttgtaattcttgttcaattatttcgttcgggattgtaggacatgcattagatattagaagtctctgggctggagaaatGAATCTTCTTACTTtgacttgacatccatttattttgatatttttataagaatgaagaagagcatcaacaCTGTTTTTTGAAAAGAggtatatgcatatcctattgttagcaattctggaggcaaaaagtacattaattggaCCCACTAGTGATATAGTGGAccaacagctacgacgtaatcatggatttttgtgtcttgaatgctggaaatgactattgcttgttgttttgtatgaagtcattttattaattttcttaatcAGAAGTTGAGCCGATCCTGtggccggtccaaaaaactggtcaagacccaactggaatttttgttatctctttacgtaggtattatttaaaggttattttgttattgttacaaaaataatacgaaaagaagtgctactcacttgagataatattgtcagcactaactagtgcacttaaatttgtagtagaggtataaaatattaaattatggtttgtttttaccatttaaaatggcTATATTTCGGGACGGCTGATAACGTggtagatttgatcgctatcagggTCGAACTCCGCTTTCAAATTTTGATCCTATTTTAAGCACAAGTCCCAACATTTCGTGTAATATGAAGGTTCTGGgttcatttttaaaaaagttattaacatttataaataaatgaaatttctGACTTAGTTTttaactttctaagcaacaaataaggatagaaacattaaaaaaactccattttgaaggttttttatGACATAAGTTTCTTACTCTCAAACTATattcaaatgcttcactttttgctgatagatgaAAAAGCGAAAGTTTACTGATTTTTTTTGCCTTAATTTGTTATTAACTGATTAAGCCCAAACAATCGACTTGAGAAAACATATAAGTTCTTTTTATAGGACCCCATACTAGTGTCGTTTGTCTGGAGCAGTCAGTGTCACAgagtactttttttgcttattttcctgAACTATTTAATTTAACAGTAGAACTTTCGTATAGAAATTATTTGaactatttattttttgataattttagaaTTCACCTAATACCCCACAAGAGATATCCGTAGACAATAATCCACCAAGTGTAGCATCCAGTCCGATATCTAGTCCAGTGTGCATGGCGGCTAGCTCATCCCAAGAGGACATTCCTCCTCCTAAAGCCGACTACTATGCACCACCCCCATATGAAGTAGCTACAAAGGGCACCAAGTTGCCAACATATGAAGAGGTGCAAAGAGAAAAACACTTGGAGGAACAGGATAATCCTATTCCAGTTAATTCTCCTAGTACAAGGGtaagtattattatttataaataagtttgttttcctttattatatttttaacagTCTATCTTTCTGGTTCCCCTTACTTTCCATTGacgctttattttctttatttctgatttattatttaatcttgtttattttcatttctgtGGTTCTACGAGAATgtattaaaatattcttaatcTATAGAAGCAAACAAAATTTGAGAGTCAAAGTTATTATTCAACGTACTCTGTTCTTAATTAGGTACTTTTATTACAACGAACCTGCCATGCCTCCTTTCAGACTTTGTTTCAGTTAAGGAAAGAAATGATAATCTGACGGAGCCAAATCTGGTGAATAAGGGGGTTGTACAAGTAATTTACaccttaaattaataattatttgcatgGCAACATACGATTTTTGTGCAGAAGTTATGTctgcaagtaaaaaaaaacttttggacAACTTGCCACATTTTCTCTCCATAATTTGTTGGCATAGAGTGGTCAATAACGCCTAATAGTAATTCTCAGTTATTGTTTTACCATTATCTAGAATCTAAATGATGATTACTCCttggcaattaaaaaaaacaaacaagaactTTTGCACAAAATATTTGGGCATAAAATTTCTTAGGGCTTGGAGAACTAGAGTGTCTTCATTCCGCCGATTGCTGTTTTGTTTCTGGCTCGTATAAATATACCCAAGTTTCATTTACATTAATAACGCGGCAACAAGTTAGCATTCATTGAACGCGATACTTCTTTCCTTGTACGCTTCTGGTCAACATTGACACATTTGAGGAACCATTTTGCAGAAACGGTTTGATAAACTCATTCCATAAACTGCATCAGAAGATAAACTCAAAAACTGGTCTTTCAGATCGGTCTTCATCTTCAATGGAAAATTTACAATTTTCGAAGCTTGCAATCGAATTTTTTACGGTTGCATATGAACGAAATTTGAACGAAAGCATATCTTTTAAGGATGgcagacaagagggagtaagactagaTGGAGAAGTAAtgaacaatattagatacgctgacgatacagccattcttacagaaaatttacaagatctccaaacattactaaatctagacagtgaagcaagttatcggagaggcctaaaaatcaacatttcaaagacaaagtggatggcagttggaaagatcaatatagatcaaggtctgatttctcttaatggagaggagatcgaaagggtaaatcatgtcaaataccttggcagctggttaaatgtaaattgtgactctgatgaagagataataaccaggatcgaaatatcacgtaaggcttttatgacctggaaaccagttttatgcaacagaaacctgtcgatgaatattcgtaagaaggtcctgaaatgttatgtgtggtccatcctattgtatggttgtgagacatggacgttaaaaaccacaatgctaaacaagttagaagcattcgaattgtggtgctatagacgaatcctaaagatatcgtgggtttcgcacacttccaatgaagatgttcttcaaatgatcaattcagaacgtctgctcataaacaccataaagaggagaaaaacagaatacttcggccatataattagaggacctaaataccatctacttcgccttataatacaaggaaaaatggaaggaaagagatggattggtcgaaagaaactttcatggctgcgtaatattagaaaatggtgtggttccacagtagaagaattatttcgcgcagcagccgacagagaaagatttcaggaaattgtaaacatgatgacggccaacgtctgaatacggacacggcacccaaagaagaagatatcTTTTAAATTTGATTACCTCTTAACTCCTTCAAATACAGGTAATTCATGATAACTCTAACTCGAATTGTGCAAATCTGGTTTTCAATTCCAACGCTAGTATCTGTTTAGACCCTACACTACCAAACTGTGCTTTTTTATCACGTTGAACCGGGTGTATATAACAAATCAAGAGCTGGAATTTTTTAAACTGGTTCTTTAACTCTATGTTGTACATATTTTCCATTTCGaatatattcaaataataaaccgattttctaattttttttgcattttcatTTGAGACATCACTTACATGTCTCGCCAGCCCCAAGGAAAGTTACTAATTATCATTCCGATGAGGCTTCAATTCATGACATGTTCTGCAGATCTGGACTGCATGTGGGGCGGTAGAAATACCAACTTACAAAAGGCTCATGGTACTCGTGGACAGAACTACTCTGCTACGGGTAGTATGTACCTATAGGTATGTGTCAGCTGCAGCTCTGGGTGGTCACCGGATTTGTTCCCTTACATGTGTTAGCTGGTGAGAGGCCTAGAGTTTATGGCATATTGAGCGGAACATTGGAGAGGGAGGGAGGGGTGAGATAAGGCTGGCCGAAAGATTAGTTTCAATGGACCAGCTGCAGGAAGACCGGAAACACGTTATGTGGCCTGTGGGCAGAGAACTGGATTATTACCTGAAGCAGATGCTCACAGCCATGGCTGTTTCCGTAGCCATGGCCGTTTCATATTCAGGAGCTGCTCTTTTCAAGAAAGAACGAGAGGATAGGAAACTCGCAACTGAGTTCTAAAACGAGCGAGTAGCTCCTCGATTGGGTTCGGACTGTCACAGGCCGAAATAGGACGGCATGAGAGGGAAGGCAGACTCGCTAAGACAAGGTGTTGAAAGTATTTGGTTCGTGTGAGTGTGGTTTTTctgataagtgtgtgggagaaagaatGTGGATCGGATGACAGCAAGCCACCAGGGAAGATGTTATGCCTTACCGTCGATTCTATCCTGATGTTTGAAgtgacagaggagaggtttttagttTAGAGTTGGGATGTGTCAAAGTTCTTATCCTCTGTTATTATCTGGCATCTAGTCATGGCAAAACTTACAtattaggaacccaacactacctgGGTCATAAGTGTATGTATGTAGATTCtccttcttctctttaaagatgtaaaaaatagATTTGCTTGAATTACGAGCTATTAGTGTCATTTATAATAAGTTTGTCCATGATATTCAGATTGAGTGCATGTTTAGAAGTCGCAATGGAGGATTATGCAAAGGGGCAGCTCAAATTACAGAAACTCTGGGACGAAATGATGTCCAACTAGGGTCATGAGGAAGAAttcaattatttatatttatctgaTGAATATGAATCGAGCGCTGAAATGTCATCTTCAACGAGTGATGGTAAAGTTCATCGAAAATTACGAAaaaattactgttcaaaataGAGTGATGTTTCAATTGGAGCATAAACTTCAAGATATAATAGCGAAAAGAATAATATGTTTGGGACGTAAAGtgaacaatattttataaatttatttttttgttaatgaaagaaaatttattttaaatagacaTGTCAAAATTTATAAATCACAATTTTGAAATAggcaatttatataataaataatttattattgtacaTTTGAAGAGGTTAGGCGGCGCCTACCTTGATGACGGACCGCCCCTAACACAAGATCtgccatttttattttctaataggGGAAATATAGTCTCTTTCTTTCCTCTCCTTAATTGTTTTCCCATTTtgaaaactaattattaataaaaaataaaaattgtctatttttgttATAGCCTTTACCATTTCGTCCAGGGCAGAGAGTTATTACGATTGATGCTGAAAACACCGATGATGTAGATACTTCATTGTTAGGAACtgattttatgttttatattgcgTTTTttggtaagtatttttttataattgatagattcaatCCAGATTTGATACACCATATACATAAGTTGACGGTATGAAAATTCTCAGccttctgttttaatgtaagGTTCTTTTATGCGTTATGAATTAACGAATTAACAATAATACGGACTCtttcttaacataaaaaaacgggtgtggcagtccagtgggactgccggtggaagttacacttctatacacgcattcgccgttacaaatttatttgtgagtcaatctgcacattcattacatatgtaattctataggtaagacatagcagaaagagaaacataattaataacaacttactaacaatgagggattgaatcaatattttgatgaaaatgtatatttttattttcatatatgtacgaaaggagttga includes these proteins:
- the Ndfip gene encoding NEDD4 family-interacting protein 1, which produces MEPTPPDNNGQQTNSPNTPQEISVDNNPPSVASSPISSPVCMAASSSQEDIPPPKADYYAPPPYEVATKGTKLPTYEEVQREKHLEEQDNPIPVNSPSTRPLPFRPGQRVITIDAENTDDVDTSLLGTDFMFYIAFFVAFIFNWIGFLLLMCFCHTIASRYGALSGFGLSLAKWTFIVQHSTELASKDNSWLWWLIMTFGLIICIRAILQYLSIKRGWHMLSASHQERLLFFY